One part of the Thiothrix nivea DSM 5205 genome encodes these proteins:
- the gshB gene encoding glutathione synthase produces the protein MQQANPYAIGVVMDPISTINIKKDSTFAMMLEAQRRGCPLFHILQGDIYADDGVAYARMNPVTVKDDPKGWYEFGEALVKPLHELPVILMRKDPPFDMEYIYSTYLLELAQKRGTLVINRPESIRAANEKLFTAWFPEFSPPTRVTRDMARIREFLQEQQHIVVKPLDGMGGAMIFQVRQNDPNRNVILETITAHGQRSVMAQRFLPEFRQGDKRILLIDGVPFPHALARIPAEGEGRANLAAGGTGIGVDLTEREFAICAAIGPVLREMGLVFVGLDVIGDYVTEINVTSPTCIRELDAIYSANIASLLWDAVDNRLA, from the coding sequence ATGCAGCAAGCAAATCCTTATGCAATCGGTGTCGTCATGGACCCGATCAGTACCATCAACATCAAGAAAGACAGCACTTTCGCCATGATGCTGGAGGCTCAGCGGCGTGGGTGTCCGTTATTTCATATTTTGCAAGGCGACATATACGCTGATGATGGTGTGGCGTATGCCAGGATGAATCCGGTAACGGTTAAGGATGACCCCAAAGGTTGGTATGAATTTGGTGAGGCGCTCGTAAAACCCTTGCATGAATTGCCGGTCATCCTGATGCGCAAAGACCCGCCTTTCGATATGGAATACATCTACAGTACTTATTTGCTGGAGTTGGCGCAGAAGCGCGGGACGTTGGTGATAAACCGTCCGGAAAGTATCCGTGCAGCCAATGAGAAGCTGTTTACTGCCTGGTTCCCGGAATTTTCCCCGCCAACCCGTGTAACCCGCGACATGGCGCGTATCCGCGAGTTTTTGCAAGAGCAGCAGCATATTGTGGTCAAGCCGCTGGATGGGATGGGTGGTGCCATGATCTTTCAGGTGCGGCAGAATGATCCCAATCGTAATGTTATTCTGGAAACGATTACCGCGCATGGTCAGCGTAGCGTTATGGCGCAACGTTTTCTGCCGGAATTCAGGCAGGGTGACAAACGCATTCTGTTGATTGATGGTGTTCCGTTTCCTCATGCGTTGGCGAGGATTCCGGCAGAGGGTGAGGGGAGGGCAAATCTTGCCGCTGGCGGAACGGGCATCGGGGTGGATTTAACTGAGCGTGAATTTGCCATCTGTGCCGCTATCGGGCCGGTATTGCGGGAAATGGGGCTGGTGTTTGTCGGGCTGGATGTTATCGGTGATTATGTCACCGAGATTAATGTTACCAGCCCCACCTGTATCCGGGAGCTGGATGCCATTTACTCGGCCAACATCGCCAGCCTGTTATGGGATGCGGTTGACAACAGGCTGGCGTAG
- a CDS encoding murein hydrolase activator EnvC family protein: MKLYPYLFILLLLPWASPNAADTQKQQQLQHEIRQLSTNLSSQKNESQALQDEVTRLEQKLGNISNKNYETEKKIETTITKLAEANQKKVKLDVELTTQKSGLAQQLQALYSAGEQSHLRLLLRQDEPSDISRTIRYFEYLNENRVERIQGIQKTLGEIDAVRTSIEKDRISLQELTQTLEQQKADIESTLKARSTALANLKTDIRSNQKRLDKLKAEDAKFQAMLDRLAASQAAKAQETATVSRQPLPAKEEKKPVSGGRPVSTSFTPDRPFSTLRGKLSWPVKGKIIHSYGSSRNEKQRWKGVVIAAAGGSKVKAVAKGRVAFSGWMDGYGHLLIIEHDNNYMSLYGYNRAVYKKEGTIVNANETIAAVGNSSGQSQDALYFEIRQGTTPQNPARWCR; encoded by the coding sequence GTGAAACTCTATCCATATTTGTTCATTCTCCTGCTGCTGCCCTGGGCATCACCCAATGCCGCAGACACCCAGAAGCAACAACAGTTGCAACATGAAATCCGCCAGCTTTCCACCAACTTGAGTTCGCAGAAGAACGAATCGCAGGCGTTGCAGGATGAGGTCACCCGACTGGAACAAAAACTGGGTAATATTTCCAACAAAAATTATGAGACTGAAAAAAAAATCGAAACCACCATCACCAAGCTGGCAGAAGCCAACCAGAAAAAAGTCAAACTGGATGTGGAGCTGACAACACAAAAATCCGGCCTTGCCCAACAGTTACAAGCATTGTATTCAGCGGGCGAACAATCCCACCTGCGCCTGCTGCTGCGGCAGGATGAACCTTCCGACATCAGCCGCACCATCCGTTACTTCGAATACCTGAATGAAAACCGGGTAGAACGCATCCAAGGCATCCAGAAAACCCTCGGGGAAATCGACGCGGTACGCACCAGCATCGAAAAAGACCGCATTAGCCTTCAGGAACTCACCCAAACGCTGGAGCAACAGAAAGCCGACATTGAAAGCACCCTGAAAGCACGCTCCACCGCATTGGCCAACCTCAAAACTGACATCCGCAGCAACCAAAAGCGTCTTGACAAGCTGAAAGCGGAAGACGCCAAGTTTCAGGCCATGCTTGACCGCCTGGCAGCAAGCCAAGCGGCAAAAGCACAGGAAACCGCCACCGTGTCACGCCAGCCCCTGCCCGCCAAGGAAGAGAAAAAACCGGTCAGCGGCGGCAGACCGGTCAGCACCAGCTTCACCCCCGACCGGCCTTTCTCCACCTTGCGCGGCAAGCTATCCTGGCCAGTCAAAGGCAAAATCATCCACAGCTATGGTTCTTCACGGAATGAAAAACAACGCTGGAAAGGGGTCGTCATTGCCGCTGCGGGCGGCTCCAAAGTCAAGGCTGTGGCCAAGGGGCGGGTAGCCTTTTCCGGCTGGATGGATGGCTACGGTCACTTGCTCATCATTGAACATGACAACAACTACATGAGCCTATATGGTTACAACCGTGCGGTGTATAAAAAAGAAGGCACTATTGTCAATGCCAATGAAACGATTGCCGCAGTAGGGAATTCCAGCGGGCAAAGCCAAGATGCGCTGTATTTTGAAATCCGGCAAGGTACAACGCCCCAAAACCCGGCACGCTGGTGCCGATAA
- a CDS encoding rhodanese-like domain-containing protein: MEEYLVFARNHPVLILGLVAILGMIIWTEIGRFTRKYKQVNSAEAVQILNRDGSLVLDVREDNELRGGKIKGARHIPLGQLKNRLGELEQAREKPVLVYCRSGNRSAYACHLMTKAGFQDVSNLAGGIVAWESANLPVSKR, translated from the coding sequence GTGGAAGAGTATCTTGTTTTTGCCCGCAATCATCCCGTCCTGATCCTGGGCTTGGTCGCCATCCTGGGAATGATTATCTGGACTGAAATCGGTCGTTTTACCCGCAAGTATAAACAGGTCAACAGTGCCGAAGCGGTGCAGATCCTCAACAGGGATGGTTCCTTGGTGTTGGACGTGCGTGAAGACAATGAACTGCGTGGTGGTAAAATCAAGGGGGCGCGTCACATACCCCTAGGGCAGTTGAAAAACCGTTTGGGTGAGTTGGAGCAGGCCAGGGAAAAGCCTGTGCTGGTGTATTGCCGTAGTGGCAACCGCTCCGCTTATGCTTGCCATCTGATGACCAAAGCAGGCTTTCAGGATGTAAGTAATCTGGCCGGTGGCATCGTGGCTTGGGAGTCGGCGAATTTGCCGGTCAGCAAGCGATGA
- a CDS encoding rubrerythrin family protein — translation MELKGSKTEQHLKDAFAGESQANRRYLYFAAKADVEGYNDVATVFRSTAEGETGHAHGHLEYLEASGDPATGLPIGATSDNLKASIAGETHEYTDMYPGMAKDARDEGFDEIADWFETLAKAERSHANRFQKALDNLDA, via the coding sequence ATGGAACTGAAGGGAAGTAAAACAGAACAGCATCTGAAAGATGCTTTCGCAGGTGAATCCCAAGCCAACCGCCGCTACCTCTACTTCGCAGCCAAAGCTGACGTTGAAGGCTACAACGACGTTGCAACTGTATTCCGTTCCACTGCGGAAGGTGAAACCGGTCACGCGCACGGTCATCTGGAATATCTGGAAGCTTCCGGCGACCCGGCAACCGGTTTGCCAATCGGTGCTACTTCCGACAACCTGAAAGCTTCCATCGCGGGCGAAACCCACGAGTACACTGACATGTACCCTGGTATGGCGAAAGACGCGCGCGATGAAGGTTTCGACGAAATCGCTGACTGGTTTGAAACCCTGGCCAAGGCTGAGCGTTCGCACGCCAACCGTTTCCAGAAAGCGCTGGATAACCTGGACGCTTAA
- a CDS encoding DUF3530 family protein has translation MKAAAALYTVASVAVLALMIMRPPVEVSSPVETSPAPETTSAAPPASQEPAETNAPMPAAPTPASTEPTAQQPVQMPAPTQTPPPAADAAVPAPTAVMPAPPEQAPTPMQMTAPAAVPPAPASPSPPPPEQAPTPMQMTAPATAAPASASPSPAQPEQAPAPASITPQPPSPDANQTAPAPAGEALPDEKKNDAGSVAKPAPTTNATPDYAREQRIASEIHDSILDGEVLTLNDGNHDFMGILTNAEQPRGAVIILHGRGVNPDWEDVAHPLRTGLATKGWTTLSLQMPVLEKDAKYYDYVPLFPNADKRIDAGIAFLKQKGIKPIVLAAHSCGAHMAMHWIENKGDGDIAAYVGLGMGATDYQQDMTQPFPLDKMQVPVLDVYGEKEYPQVISMAPERQALMQKAGNPNSKQMVLPVADHYFKDKGEELTAVVSTWLNSLPL, from the coding sequence ATGAAAGCTGCCGCAGCCTTATACACGGTCGCCTCGGTTGCAGTGCTGGCGCTGATGATCATGCGCCCACCCGTCGAAGTGTCCAGCCCGGTAGAAACCTCGCCCGCGCCGGAAACCACCAGTGCAGCACCGCCAGCTAGCCAGGAGCCAGCAGAAACAAATGCCCCCATGCCAGCAGCACCTACGCCTGCCAGCACCGAACCAACGGCTCAGCAGCCGGTACAGATGCCTGCGCCCACACAAACACCCCCCCCTGCTGCCGACGCCGCTGTACCTGCCCCGACAGCCGTGATGCCTGCGCCTCCAGAGCAAGCGCCTACGCCAATGCAGATGACTGCGCCAGCTGCTGTGCCACCAGCGCCTGCCAGCCCCAGCCCTCCACCCCCAGAGCAAGCGCCTACACCAATGCAGATGACTGCGCCAGCCACTGCGGCACCAGCGTCTGCCAGCCCCAGCCCTGCACAGCCAGAACAAGCGCCTGCGCCAGCCTCTATAACACCACAGCCCCCATCGCCTGACGCCAATCAGACAGCGCCAGCGCCTGCCGGAGAAGCGTTACCGGACGAAAAAAAAAATGATGCAGGATCTGTAGCCAAACCAGCCCCGACGACCAACGCCACACCTGACTATGCGCGCGAACAACGCATAGCCAGCGAAATCCACGACTCCATCCTCGATGGTGAAGTGTTGACGCTAAATGATGGCAACCATGATTTCATGGGCATTCTGACGAATGCGGAACAGCCGCGTGGTGCAGTGATCATCCTGCATGGGCGCGGCGTCAACCCGGACTGGGAAGATGTCGCCCACCCCTTGCGTACCGGCTTGGCCACGAAGGGCTGGACAACGCTTTCCCTGCAAATGCCCGTACTGGAGAAAGACGCCAAATACTATGATTACGTCCCATTGTTCCCCAATGCTGACAAACGTATTGATGCAGGCATCGCCTTCCTGAAACAAAAAGGCATCAAACCGATCGTGCTGGCGGCGCACAGTTGCGGTGCTCACATGGCCATGCACTGGATTGAAAACAAGGGGGATGGCGACATAGCCGCCTACGTTGGGTTGGGAATGGGCGCTACGGACTATCAACAGGACATGACCCAACCGTTCCCGCTCGACAAAATGCAAGTGCCGGTACTGGATGTGTACGGCGAAAAGGAATACCCACAGGTCATCAGCATGGCACCCGAACGCCAGGCGCTAATGCAGAAAGCAGGCAACCCGAACTCCAAACAAATGGTGTTACCGGTTGCCGACCACTATTTCAAGGATAAGGGGGAAGAACTGACCGCTGTTGTCAGCACTTGGCTTAACAGCCTGCCACTTTAA
- the grxC gene encoding glutaredoxin 3, whose amino-acid sequence MYSTRFCPYCLRARALLQRKGVEYTEVDVGGDPALWEEMERLSGRETVPQIFIGGLSIGGYDDMAALDRAGKLDALLFES is encoded by the coding sequence ATGTACTCGACGCGATTTTGTCCGTATTGCCTGCGGGCGCGGGCGCTGCTCCAGCGCAAGGGCGTTGAATATACAGAGGTCGATGTCGGTGGTGATCCGGCATTGTGGGAAGAGATGGAGCGCTTGAGTGGCCGGGAAACCGTGCCGCAAATCTTCATTGGTGGCCTTTCCATCGGTGGCTATGACGATATGGCCGCGCTGGATCGGGCGGGCAAACTGGATGCCCTGCTGTTTGAATCTTAA
- a CDS encoding NAD(P)H-dependent glycerol-3-phosphate dehydrogenase gives MMTEHIQSIAVYGAGSWGTALALQLARNGLDVLLWDINPVQVETLNRERENTYYLPGIAFPDKLVCSSDLQAVAAFADYHLIVVPSHGFRSLLQKLSLSLTERDAVLWATKGLELDTGKLLHQVLEEELPQCKSYGVVSGPTFAGEVASGLPTAMTVAATNAGLAQAVAEAFQAPNYRVYFSQDILGVELGGAIKNVLAIAAGISDGLGFGANARVAIVTRGLAEIMRLGTKLGAQPETLMGLAGVGDLVLTCTDNQSRNRRLGLALGQGKDMETAIAEIGQAVEGAKSARSIGKLAATAGVEMPICDVVYRILYEQLPPRQAVQELISRDLKAEF, from the coding sequence ATGATGACAGAACACATCCAGTCCATCGCTGTTTACGGGGCCGGTTCGTGGGGAACTGCGCTGGCTCTGCAACTGGCGCGCAATGGGTTGGATGTGCTGTTGTGGGACATCAATCCCGTCCAGGTGGAAACCCTAAATCGGGAGCGTGAAAACACGTATTACCTGCCGGGCATCGCGTTCCCCGACAAATTGGTCTGCTCCAGTGATTTGCAGGCAGTGGCGGCGTTTGCTGATTACCACCTTATCGTCGTGCCAAGTCATGGTTTCCGCAGTTTGCTGCAAAAGCTTTCCCTCTCGCTGACTGAGCGGGATGCAGTGCTTTGGGCTACCAAGGGTCTGGAGCTGGATACGGGGAAGCTGCTGCATCAGGTACTGGAAGAAGAACTGCCGCAATGTAAATCATACGGCGTTGTTTCCGGGCCGACATTTGCAGGTGAAGTGGCAAGTGGTTTGCCAACGGCCATGACAGTTGCTGCAACAAATGCAGGGCTGGCGCAGGCTGTGGCGGAAGCGTTTCAGGCTCCCAACTACCGTGTCTATTTCAGTCAGGATATTCTCGGTGTTGAGTTGGGTGGTGCTATCAAAAATGTGCTTGCCATTGCTGCCGGGATTTCCGATGGCCTCGGCTTCGGAGCCAATGCGCGTGTTGCCATTGTGACCCGTGGGCTGGCGGAAATCATGCGTCTGGGTACGAAACTGGGGGCGCAGCCTGAAACCCTGATGGGGCTGGCGGGTGTTGGTGATCTGGTGCTGACCTGTACCGACAACCAGTCACGTAACCGCCGCCTGGGTCTGGCATTGGGGCAGGGTAAAGATATGGAAACAGCCATCGCTGAAATCGGGCAGGCTGTAGAAGGTGCCAAGTCCGCCCGTTCCATCGGCAAGCTGGCCGCAACGGCGGGTGTGGAAATGCCTATCTGCGACGTTGTATACCGCATTCTTTATGAGCAGCTTCCTCCCCGTCAGGCGGTGCAGGAGCTGATTTCCCGCGATCTTAAGGCGGAATTCTGA
- a CDS encoding YdcH family protein codes for MFGESHDLAIEFPKYKEIIHDLKMNDRHFARLFDEHEEVDAQLNRIEQGIEAHADEFVESLKLRRLHLKDELYGLVKQATNQA; via the coding sequence ATGTTTGGTGAATCCCACGACTTGGCTATTGAATTTCCCAAGTACAAAGAAATCATCCACGATCTGAAGATGAATGACAGGCACTTCGCGCGTCTGTTTGACGAACATGAGGAGGTGGATGCTCAACTGAACCGGATTGAGCAGGGCATTGAAGCCCATGCGGATGAGTTTGTCGAAAGCCTCAAGCTGCGCCGATTGCACCTCAAGGATGAGTTGTATGGGCTGGTCAAACAGGCCACCAACCAAGCCTGA
- the secB gene encoding protein-export chaperone SecB, which produces MSQGQQQEQQFIIQRVYIKDVSFEAPNSPAIFTQDWQPDTNLDLNTKVNNLANDNFEVELFITITVQSAGKTAFLVEVKQAGVFFIQGYAEEQLNHLLAAYCPNILFPYAREVIASLVSKGSFPELHLSPINFDALYARRLQEEQAKVAAA; this is translated from the coding sequence ATGAGTCAAGGACAACAACAAGAACAACAATTCATTATCCAGCGTGTTTATATCAAGGATGTATCCTTTGAAGCACCTAATTCGCCAGCGATTTTTACCCAGGACTGGCAGCCGGATACCAATCTCGACCTGAATACCAAAGTCAACAACCTGGCCAATGACAATTTTGAGGTTGAGCTGTTTATCACCATCACAGTCCAAAGTGCAGGTAAGACCGCGTTCCTGGTCGAGGTTAAGCAGGCTGGGGTGTTCTTCATTCAGGGGTATGCAGAGGAGCAGCTCAATCATCTGCTGGCAGCTTATTGCCCCAATATCCTGTTCCCGTATGCGCGGGAAGTGATTGCTAGCTTGGTGTCGAAAGGCAGCTTCCCTGAGTTGCATTTGTCACCCATCAATTTTGATGCCCTGTATGCCCGCCGTTTGCAGGAAGAACAGGCGAAAGTCGCCGCCGCATGA
- a CDS encoding ArsR/SmtB family transcription factor, protein MGSIAFGGSCDFTIDDMLVKEEDIDRASRSLKAISHPLRLKILCVLGDKEVSVQDIVDNVGTSQSNISQHLAILRDKGILASRKDANRVYYRVGDYRTLRLISMMQEVFCSAPH, encoded by the coding sequence ATGGGTAGCATTGCGTTCGGTGGTAGTTGTGATTTCACTATTGATGACATGCTGGTCAAGGAAGAGGATATTGACCGTGCTTCCCGTTCATTAAAGGCCATTTCGCATCCATTAAGGTTGAAGATTCTGTGTGTCTTGGGGGATAAGGAAGTCAGCGTGCAGGATATTGTTGATAATGTGGGTACTTCCCAAAGCAATATTTCCCAGCATCTGGCGATTCTGCGTGACAAAGGCATTCTCGCTTCCCGCAAGGATGCCAACCGGGTTTATTACCGGGTTGGCGACTACCGTACCTTGCGTCTGATTAGCATGATGCAGGAAGTTTTCTGCAGCGCGCCACACTGA
- a CDS encoding C40 family peptidase, which produces MSSVGTKPLALCVVGAVVMLLAGCNSETVKTSDAKENNHYKVQLAHAKNIEAKPARIPVEKQSNDVTLLDRAAWVAQKQQGKMYRFGGESPKTGFDCSGLTQFAFGQGAGVSLPRTAAEQYSASVRVSKDQAAKGDLVFFNTSGKRISHVGIYLGDNKFVHAPRTGKAITTDTLTGYWARKLIGFGRIPGACKPAYS; this is translated from the coding sequence ATGAGTAGTGTTGGTACGAAGCCGCTGGCCCTGTGCGTTGTGGGTGCGGTGGTCATGTTACTAGCAGGCTGTAATTCAGAAACTGTCAAAACTTCAGACGCTAAAGAAAATAATCATTACAAGGTGCAACTGGCTCACGCCAAAAACATTGAAGCCAAGCCGGCTCGCATTCCAGTAGAGAAACAATCCAACGATGTCACCTTGCTTGACCGCGCTGCTTGGGTTGCACAAAAGCAGCAGGGCAAAATGTACCGTTTTGGTGGCGAAAGCCCTAAAACCGGTTTTGATTGCAGTGGCCTGACCCAGTTCGCTTTCGGGCAGGGGGCGGGTGTGAGCTTGCCACGGACTGCCGCCGAGCAGTATTCCGCCTCGGTCAGGGTTTCCAAGGATCAGGCTGCTAAAGGCGATCTGGTGTTTTTCAATACCAGTGGCAAGCGCATCAGCCACGTAGGTATCTATCTGGGCGACAACAAGTTTGTCCATGCACCGCGCACGGGCAAGGCGATTACAACGGATACGCTGACAGGTTACTGGGCGCGCAAGCTGATCGGCTTTGGGCGTATTCCGGGCGCTTGCAAGCCGGCTTATTCCTGA
- the speD gene encoding adenosylmethionine decarboxylase, giving the protein MVERHQKQIRLHGFNNLTKTLSFNIYDICYARSPAHREEYLAYIDEEYNADRLTKILTDVADIIGANILNVARQDYDPQGASVTILVSEEPVIPEEKLSNSARPGPYPEDVVAHLDKSHLTVHTYPESHPDNGISTFRADIDVSTCGRISPLKALNYLIHSFESDIVITDYRVRGFTRDVKGKKHFIDHKINSIQNFLSPETKRNYSMLDVNVYQENIFHTKMMLKEFELDNYLFGLGKNDYFEKDLKQIEMQLRKEMKEIFYGRNTGSL; this is encoded by the coding sequence TTGGTTGAGCGTCACCAGAAGCAGATTCGCCTGCACGGGTTCAACAACCTGACCAAAACCCTGAGTTTCAATATTTATGACATCTGTTACGCAAGGAGCCCGGCACACCGGGAGGAATATCTTGCCTATATTGATGAAGAATATAACGCAGACCGGTTGACCAAAATTCTCACGGATGTGGCGGACATCATTGGTGCTAATATCCTCAACGTGGCGCGGCAGGATTATGACCCCCAAGGGGCCAGCGTTACCATCCTGGTATCCGAGGAGCCGGTCATTCCAGAGGAGAAGCTTTCCAATTCCGCGCGCCCGGGGCCTTATCCAGAGGACGTAGTGGCGCATCTGGATAAAAGCCACCTGACAGTGCATACCTATCCTGAGAGCCATCCCGATAACGGGATCAGCACTTTCCGTGCGGATATTGATGTTTCTACCTGTGGACGCATCTCACCGCTGAAAGCATTGAATTATTTAATACATAGTTTCGAGTCCGATATTGTAATTACGGACTATCGTGTGCGTGGTTTTACCCGCGACGTGAAGGGCAAGAAGCACTTCATTGACCACAAGATAAACTCCATCCAGAACTTCCTGTCGCCTGAAACCAAGCGCAACTATTCCATGCTGGATGTGAATGTTTATCAGGAAAATATTTTTCACACCAAAATGATGCTGAAAGAATTTGAGTTGGATAACTACCTGTTTGGTCTAGGTAAAAATGACTATTTCGAAAAAGATTTGAAGCAGATCGAAATGCAGTTGCGCAAGGAAATGAAAGAAATTTTCTACGGGCGCAATACGGGCAGCCTGTGA
- a CDS encoding (Fe-S)-binding protein — MATPKREGSLEAPTRHPLDWKNPDFYNEDAVMHEMERVFDLCHGCRRCVSLCNSFPTLFDLVDESESMEVDGVKKEDYWKVVDHCYLCDLCYMTKCPYIPPHEWNLDFPHLMLRAKAVKFKKGETKFRDKVLSSTDRVGKLAGIPVVADVVNKMNQNPAFRAQLDKVLGVHPNAKIPSYHSDKGRDRVVRHKVLDESKAVAAGRTTGKVAIFATCYGNYNEPHIVEDLRKVFEHNGIPVTLLDKEQCCGMPKLELGDLEAVAAAKDVNVPAMMKLINDGWDIVGPVPSCVLMFKQELPLMFPDDADVQTVKGRIFDPFEYLMLRHKESKLNTNFKKSLGNVSYHTACHLRVQNIGYKTRELLELIPDTKLELLERCSGHDGTYAVKSEFHDISMKICRPVFNKVKQGKPDYYGSDCPMAGHQIENGLDDGAPEPTHPLTMLRIAYGL, encoded by the coding sequence ATGGCAACCCCGAAACGCGAAGGCAGCCTCGAAGCACCTACCCGTCACCCACTTGACTGGAAAAACCCCGATTTCTATAACGAAGATGCGGTCATGCACGAAATGGAACGCGTCTTCGATCTCTGTCATGGTTGCCGCCGCTGCGTCAGCCTGTGTAATTCTTTTCCTACCCTGTTCGATCTGGTCGATGAATCTGAAAGCATGGAGGTGGATGGGGTCAAGAAGGAAGATTACTGGAAGGTTGTAGATCATTGTTATCTCTGCGATCTGTGTTACATGACCAAGTGCCCGTACATTCCGCCGCATGAGTGGAATCTCGACTTCCCGCACCTGATGCTGCGCGCTAAGGCGGTCAAGTTCAAGAAGGGTGAAACCAAGTTCCGCGACAAGGTGCTGAGTTCAACGGATAGGGTGGGCAAGCTGGCAGGCATTCCGGTGGTTGCCGATGTGGTCAATAAAATGAACCAGAATCCGGCCTTCCGTGCGCAACTGGACAAGGTGCTGGGCGTGCATCCAAACGCCAAGATTCCGTCCTACCACAGCGACAAGGGCCGTGACCGTGTGGTTCGCCACAAGGTGCTGGATGAGTCCAAAGCTGTTGCAGCAGGGCGTACTACTGGCAAGGTGGCCATTTTTGCCACTTGCTACGGCAACTATAACGAGCCGCATATCGTCGAAGATTTACGCAAGGTATTCGAGCATAACGGTATTCCGGTGACTTTGCTGGATAAGGAACAGTGCTGTGGTATGCCCAAGCTGGAACTGGGCGATTTGGAAGCGGTCGCTGCGGCCAAGGATGTGAATGTTCCAGCCATGATGAAACTGATCAACGACGGTTGGGATATTGTCGGGCCAGTACCGTCCTGCGTACTGATGTTCAAGCAGGAATTGCCGTTGATGTTCCCGGATGATGCCGATGTGCAAACCGTCAAGGGGCGTATTTTCGACCCGTTTGAATACCTGATGCTGCGCCACAAGGAAAGCAAGCTGAATACCAACTTCAAGAAATCGTTGGGGAATGTCAGCTACCACACTGCCTGCCATTTGCGCGTACAGAATATTGGTTACAAGACCCGCGAATTGCTGGAACTGATTCCGGATACCAAGCTGGAGTTGCTGGAACGCTGTTCCGGCCATGATGGCACGTATGCGGTGAAAAGCGAGTTCCACGATATTTCGATGAAAATCTGCCGCCCGGTATTCAACAAGGTCAAGCAGGGTAAGCCGGATTACTATGGTAGCGACTGCCCGATGGCGGGGCATCAGATTGAAAACGGGCTGGATGACGGGGCGCCAGAGCCGACTCATCCGCTAACGATGTTGCGGATTGCTTACGGGCTGTAG
- a CDS encoding OsmC family protein has translation MKARVKWLDNMSFVGESGSGHSVVMDGPPELGGRNLGVRPMEMLLLGLGGCSAFDVVLILQKSKQQVVDCEVQIEAERAEKEPKVFTRIHLHFIVTGRSLAEDKVERAIKLSAEKYCSASIMLAKTAEVTHDFEMREAA, from the coding sequence GTGAAAGCCAGGGTCAAGTGGTTGGATAACATGAGTTTCGTTGGTGAGTCTGGTAGTGGCCATTCAGTTGTCATGGATGGCCCGCCGGAGCTGGGTGGGCGCAATCTGGGTGTGCGCCCGATGGAAATGCTGTTGCTGGGGCTGGGCGGCTGTTCCGCCTTTGATGTGGTGCTGATCCTACAAAAATCCAAGCAGCAGGTTGTGGATTGTGAAGTACAGATCGAAGCCGAGCGGGCGGAAAAGGAACCCAAGGTGTTTACCCGTATCCATCTGCATTTTATTGTCACGGGGAGAAGCTTGGCAGAAGACAAGGTTGAGCGTGCCATCAAGCTGTCGGCAGAGAAATATTGTTCCGCTTCCATCATGCTGGCGAAAACGGCAGAGGTCACCCACGACTTTGAAATGCGCGAAGCCGCTTGA